The Peromyscus maniculatus bairdii isolate BWxNUB_F1_BW_parent chromosome 3, HU_Pman_BW_mat_3.1, whole genome shotgun sequence genome segment GGCAAAGTGCAAACAGCATGTTCATCCCCTGGCCTACTAATGGCAGATGGTCTTAAAGATAATGAAGCAGGAATCAAGAAAACTGGAATAAAAGATTACAGATATTCAAGAAGTGATTTCTGTTTAGAGGCATCCACAAACCTGGAAGAATCAAATGCATCTTCCAAAGATGATTATACCATGGGATTTGATGGAAAGGAGCAGAACACATGCTTAGGTATTAGTGAAAACCAAAGGAAGAATTTTCAATCAATATTCCAGAACCAAGAGAGGCAAATGGGGCACCCCAAAATAAGCAGTGAGGGGACTAAATCTAAGAATGAGGACTTAACCACAACCACTCTACTAAGCAAAGACACTATACCTACCACCTGGACAGTAACAGTAGATCCCTCTCCCTCAACAAAGACAAAAGTGAATTTGGGAGAAGCTGGCGAAGGTTCCAATTTAGAACCAGGAACTACTCATCTTGGTTCACCAAGAAATGGCAGTGTTCTGATGGATGATTATCTTTTTCGAGCTGAAAGGGGAAAATCAGACTCTAGTAATCCTGAAGATCAGAATATGAAATCACAgcataaaaaaaattggaatgtTCTGGAAAGTCAGCCAGAAACAAGAGGGATTGAAACAAATATAACCAAGCAAATCAAAGAACAAGCAGAGTGTAAAGATACGTGGGAAAAAAGAGATAACACGAGAGATCTGAAAGCTACTCCTACAGAACAATTGTTTACCTGCCAAGAGACAGAGAGCTATGAACTGTCTTCTCTAGCCGATCATGGTATTACTGAAAAAGCACAAGCAGTTACAGCTTATATAATTAAGTCAACATTAGAAAGTACTCCAGAAAGCATGTCTGCTAGAGGAAAAGCAATAATTGCTAAGCTACCTCAAGAGACAGCACGCAGTGACAGGCCCATCGAGGTAAAAGAAACAGCGTTTGATCCACATGAAGGGAGGAAGGATGATTCACATTATACCCTTTGTCATGGAGATACAGCAGGTGTAATCCATGACAATGATTTTAAAAGGGAGTCACATTCAGCTATTTGTAATGTACATGTAGATGAAATGGAGAAGGAGGCAACCGCATCTACAGACAATCGTAGGAAGACATATGTCAAGGAGAAATGTGGAATTGGAATTGTAACATCTATAGAAGAACCTTCGCAGGTTATTACAGGCAATCAAAAAGCTACGTCAAAACTGGATTTGCATTTGGGTGTGTTACCAACAGACAAAGCAATATTCCCAGAAAATAACAATCTTGAGCTGCTTCAAGAATTGCCACGGAGAACAGACTTGGATGCTGTTCATTCTGCATTTAATTCGGACACTTCCAACACTTCTCAGGGCAGCCCTCAAGTCTACAGATGCCACTCTAAAAATTCAGTATCCTCTTCTGGATGGCGAGTTGCTGAAGGGAAAGCAGTTACTAACTCAACACTCCAGTCTATTCCAACCAAATCAGAATATACTTGCCACCCAGAAAGTGAGATCCTGGGCCATGCCATGTCTAAACCTAATGATGTTTCCCAAAGTTCGGAAATAATGGAATCAGGTAGTGGAAGAGAACGACATGTGGGGCCGATTCTCCAACACAAAGATGGTAGCTTGGAAAAATCCCAAGGCCCAATGATTTTAATCAGTGAACCTCTTGAAAATCTGGAGGAGGCAAGGTCTGACATTGAAGAATTGATGTGTTTTGGACACTCAGGATGCTATTCGGATGATAAAGGATCAGAGAGCCCTGCTTCTGCTACCCTCCCTACCCAGGAAGTTGAAGCTCAGGGCAGGGACTCTCTGCTTTCAAGATATATCAACTCTAAAATACcttatctccttttgtttttgatatttcttGCGACTATCTACTACTATGACTTAATGATTGGGTTGGCCTTCTACCTTTTCTCCTTGTACTGGTTATACTGGGAAGGGGGGAAGCAAAGAGAGTCTGTTAGAAAGAAGTGAGCGAGGCAGAATGACTGTTCTCTCCTAAAAGATAAGCCATTTAGTCCCAAACATTTGGATTGGTGAGAGAGAATATTCATTGTTCAGAGTCAGAGCAGTTTTTCTCTTGAAGGAACATTTAAAAAGGAATGCGTATGAAGTTTGCTCCTTCATATAAGTAATTATTCTATATAGGACCATTATGCTTGGATCATTAAATAACTATATGAATATGAGATCTGAAGCACGTCAAGTTGAAATTAGGTACAGCTGTTGCTCCTTAGCAGGCTGTGAAGTTGCAACGCTTCACATCTCACTACTTAAAGTGTTATTTCTTGCATTCATTTCTTTCACAGTAA includes the following:
- the Ppp1r3a gene encoding protein phosphatase 1 regulatory subunit 3A isoform X1, whose amino-acid sequence is MEPTEVPGLISKDNFLEVPNLSDSVCEDEEVKATFKPGFSPQPSRRGSGSSEDTYLDTPTSASRRVSFADSLGFSLVSIKEFDCWELPSVSTDFDLSRDVFHAEEFVLSPLFDLPSSKEELMEQLQVQKAVLESTEHLPGSTSVKGIIRVLNISFEKLVYVRMSLDGWQTHYDILAEYVPNSCDGETDQFSFKISLIPPYQKDGSKVEFCIRYETSVGTFWSNNNGTNYVLVCQKKKKDPEPVKPVEEAPSRQIKGCLKVKSSSKEESLLTSEENKVENLKFTDVYIPAIICSHEDKDDLGASHQNVEDTNREHDEHNEKELDLVVNQRLITSRDEKNTFSTDGVNFTNTAEGSEKKQDYHEIHTDLFRRPLSPSLPACHSKNYSPRNECGHQTSEEIPSSVGEMGPSLGDAGSDELMQLNFCSQEVLDDNANPAHESGKVQTACSSPGLLMADGLKDNEAGIKKTGIKDYRYSRSDFCLEASTNLEESNASSKDDYTMGFDGKEQNTCLGISENQRKNFQSIFQNQERQMGHPKISSEGTKSKNEDLTTTTLLSKDTIPTTWTVTVDPSPSTKTKVNLGEAGEGSNLEPGTTHLGSPRNGSVLMDDYLFRAERGKSDSSNPEDQNMKSQHKKNWNVLESQPETRGIETNITKQIKEQAECKDTWEKRDNTRDLKATPTEQLFTCQETESYELSSLADHGITEKAQAVTAYIIKSTLESTPESMSARGKAIIAKLPQETARSDRPIEVKETAFDPHEGRKDDSHYTLCHGDTAGVIHDNDFKRESHSAICNVHVDEMEKEATASTDNRRKTYVKEKCGIGIVTSIEEPSQVITGNQKATSKLDLHLGVLPTDKAIFPENNNLELLQELPRRTDLDAVHSAFNSDTSNTSQGSPQVYRCHSKNSVSSSGWRVAEGKAVTNSTLQSIPTKSEYTCHPESEILGHAMSKPNDVSQSSEIMESGSGRERHVGPILQHKDGSLEKSQGPMILISEPLENLEEARSDIEELMCFGHSGCYSDDKGSESPASATLPTQEVEAQGRDSLLSRYINSKIPYLLLFLIFLATIYYYDLMIGLAFYLFSLYWLYWEGGKQRESVRKK
- the Ppp1r3a gene encoding protein phosphatase 1 regulatory subunit 3A isoform X2, yielding MEPTEVPGLISKDNFLEVPNLSDSVCEDEEVKATFKPGFSPQPSRRGSGSSEDTYLDTPTSASRRVSFADSLGFSLVSIKEFDCWELPSVSTDFDLSRDVFHAEEFVLSPLFDLPSSKEELMEQLQVQKAVLESTEHLPGSTSVKGIIRVLNISFEKLVYVRMSLDGWQTHYDILAEYVPNSCDGETDQFSFKISLIPPYQKDGSKVEFCIRYETSVGTFWSNNNGTNYVLVCQKKKKDPEPVKPVEEAPSRQIKGCLKVKSSKEESLLTSEENKVENLKFTDVYIPAIICSHEDKDDLGASHQNVEDTNREHDEHNEKELDLVVNQRLITSRDEKNTFSTDGVNFTNTAEGSEKKQDYHEIHTDLFRRPLSPSLPACHSKNYSPRNECGHQTSEEIPSSVGEMGPSLGDAGSDELMQLNFCSQEVLDDNANPAHESGKVQTACSSPGLLMADGLKDNEAGIKKTGIKDYRYSRSDFCLEASTNLEESNASSKDDYTMGFDGKEQNTCLGISENQRKNFQSIFQNQERQMGHPKISSEGTKSKNEDLTTTTLLSKDTIPTTWTVTVDPSPSTKTKVNLGEAGEGSNLEPGTTHLGSPRNGSVLMDDYLFRAERGKSDSSNPEDQNMKSQHKKNWNVLESQPETRGIETNITKQIKEQAECKDTWEKRDNTRDLKATPTEQLFTCQETESYELSSLADHGITEKAQAVTAYIIKSTLESTPESMSARGKAIIAKLPQETARSDRPIEVKETAFDPHEGRKDDSHYTLCHGDTAGVIHDNDFKRESHSAICNVHVDEMEKEATASTDNRRKTYVKEKCGIGIVTSIEEPSQVITGNQKATSKLDLHLGVLPTDKAIFPENNNLELLQELPRRTDLDAVHSAFNSDTSNTSQGSPQVYRCHSKNSVSSSGWRVAEGKAVTNSTLQSIPTKSEYTCHPESEILGHAMSKPNDVSQSSEIMESGSGRERHVGPILQHKDGSLEKSQGPMILISEPLENLEEARSDIEELMCFGHSGCYSDDKGSESPASATLPTQEVEAQGRDSLLSRYINSKIPYLLLFLIFLATIYYYDLMIGLAFYLFSLYWLYWEGGKQRESVRKK